The Victivallis sp. Marseille-Q1083 DNA window CTTCACCTACCGGTTCAGCACGAAGCCGGTGGACGGAAACGGCCTATACTACTATGGTTACCGTTACTACGATCCGCAGCATGGAAGATGGATCAGCCGTGATCCGATCGAAGAAAACGGCGGCGTGAATCTGTATGGGTTCGTCGGAAATAATCCTGTAAAGAAGAAGGAATATTTAGGTTTAGATGTTTGGGTTGAAAATTCAACTGCAGTTGATGGGTGGCATAAACGAATTTGTGTAACAGTATGGGAATGGGAAGAGGAATCTACTGAATTTTATGGTTCTTTTATGACCTGCTGTGGAAATGATGGAAAGAAATATGTTCCAATCGGTAAATATTGTATAAGTTTTGGTATGCGTGAGAGAGCCGTGTTAGGATTTTTTGGTGGAGCTTTTGCGGATGGAGGAATTTTTGATTTTGATTCAGGAGGGGAAGATGGCAGTAGCAGTGTAGCCGAACCACACCTAGAGCCAGACTTCGAAAATCCTATTCCTTTTCCTCCGGGATTTGAAGGGCCGACTGCTGATGGGAATGGCGAGATTTATAGCGATATGATTGCGCCTACAGAGAAAATACGACAATATGCCCAAACAGAGTGCAATGAAGATTTCGAAATATTAAACTATATGAAGTCACTTAAAGGTAAAAGGGCAGAGTATTCAATATTGGGACAAAATTGTCGAGATTTTTCTGATATGATGTTTGATTATTTAACTTCAGGAAAGTGAGGTAGCGATGTCTAATAAATGGGAATTTACTTTGAGAGCAATTGGAATAATATGTACGTTTATTTTTATATGTATCTCTTGTATTGCTTGTTTTTTCTTTAATAATAAAATTGGCAATATTGAGGTAAATAATATTAAGATTAGAGTTAATCTAGAGTCGTTGGGTATTTCAGAATTTGAAATGCTATATTCAGATAATGTTGAAGATATCAAACTTATGGAAGAATGGTTAGATAGCCTTAGGAATGATCGAGGAAGTTTTGCATATATGTATATTACATTTGTTCCTGGAGAAATCGAGTTAAATTTTGATAATGTAAATGTCTCTTTCGGTGTAGATAATTTAGTCATAAATACAAAAGATAACGGTAAGGATTTACAATCATTGAAAAAAATGGATGAACTTGATTTCAAAATGAAAGAACGCTTGAAGGAGATCGTAAAAAAAGAAATTAAAAAAAGAAATTATTCATTTCCATATGAGAACAATAGTTATATTTTTAACAAGACAAAAAGCGACTGATGGTTTTGGGGCTAACCAATTATGTTGTTTAGGTGATTTGCTTTATTGGTTTTCGTAATATCGGCCGATACGACGTTGAATTATACCTACGATGCCTATGGCCGCCGTACCGGCCAAGCGTTGAAGACCGGCAGTACGACGCACCAGCAGGTGAACTATACCTATGGTCCGGATGGTCGTTATGCGACGATTTCGGACTGCGGTTATACGGCGCATTATACCCACAATGCGGCGGGGCAGCTGTCGACGCTGCGGCTGGCGACGGCGACGGCCAACCAGACGATATCGACGGCAACCCGGAGCTTCGACAGTGCCCACCGGCTGACCGGCGTCAGCACGACGGCGGGATCATTGACGAAGAACTATGGTTATACATTGAACATCAAGGACCAGCGGATCAAGACGACGCTGGCGGACGGCAGTTACTGGGATTACGCATATGACAACTATGGACAGGTGATCAACGCGGTGCGCAAGAATGCATCCGGAGGGATCGCCGGGCAGTCGTTCAATTACAGTTTCGACCAGGTCGGCAACCGTCAGTCCGCCTTCCAGGGAACGGCCGGCAGTGATTCCCAGTGGAGCTATACGGTGAACGCGGTGAATCAGTATTCGCAGATCACCGAGCCGAATGGCACCACTTACGCGCAGGTGCACGATGCGGACGGCAACCTGACCGGCAGCTATACGACGCAATATACCTACGATGCCGAGAACCGTCTGAAAACGGCGGATGTCGGGACTTATCGTTATGAATATACTTACGACTATTTAAGCCGTCGGATCAGGCAGAAGGTGATTCTGAAATCGGGCGCGACCGGCCAGACGCAGTCAGAGGTCGCTTACGTCTACGACGGCTGGAATGTAGTAGGCGTCTACGACACCACGACGGCGACGCCGACTTTCCAGAAGGGGTATCTGTGGGGCGAAGACCTTTCCGGAGACTTGCAGGGCGCCGGCGGGGTCGGCGGGCTGCTGGCGGAAAAGCGCGGCGGACAGACCTA harbors:
- a CDS encoding RHS repeat domain-containing protein — its product is MPTFQKGYLWGEDLSGSLQGAGGLLSEKRGGQTYLPVYDGNGNIMSYLNASTKAPVAEYVYDAFGRTVSSSGAEADNFTYRFSTKPVDGNGLYYYGYRYYDPQHGRWISRDPIEENGGVNLYGFVGNNPVKKKEYLGLDVWVENSTAVDGWHKRICVTVWEWEEESTEFYGSFMTCCGNDGKKYVPIGKYCISFGMRERAVLGFFGGAFADGGIFDFDSGGEDGSSSVAEPHLEPDFENPIPFPPGFEGPTADGNGEIYSDMIAPTEKIRQYAQTECNEDFEILNYMKSLKGKRAEYSILGQNCRDFSDMMFDYLTSGK